A stretch of the Mycolicibacterium celeriflavum genome encodes the following:
- a CDS encoding NADH-quinone oxidoreductase subunit B family protein, with the protein MPLEAAVKAEEALIHVLWINAGLSCDGDSVALTAATQPSIEEIALGALPGLPKIAVHWPLIDFECGPNGGADDFLEWFFKADRGELEPFVLVVEGSIPNEKIKAEGYWCGFGNDPATGQPMTTSEWLDRLAPKATAIVAAGTCATYGGIHAMAGNPTGAMGVPDYLGWDWKSKAGIPIVCVPGCPIHPDNLSETLTYLLYMATDQAPMIPLDDALRPQWLFGATVHEGCDRGGYYEQGDFATEYGSPKCIVKLGCWGPVVKCNVPKRGWINGIGGCPNVGGICIACTMPGFPDKFMPFMDEPPGGKVSTTASGLYGSVIKSLRHITGRTVDKEPKWRHPGTKLTTGATRTW; encoded by the coding sequence ATGCCATTGGAGGCAGCAGTCAAAGCAGAAGAGGCCTTGATCCACGTTTTGTGGATCAACGCCGGATTGAGTTGTGACGGTGATTCGGTGGCGTTGACTGCCGCCACCCAACCCAGCATCGAGGAGATCGCCCTTGGCGCGCTTCCCGGGCTGCCGAAAATCGCCGTCCATTGGCCGCTGATCGATTTCGAGTGCGGACCGAACGGAGGCGCCGACGATTTCCTCGAGTGGTTCTTCAAAGCCGATAGAGGCGAGTTGGAACCATTCGTTCTGGTCGTCGAGGGGTCGATCCCGAACGAGAAGATCAAAGCCGAAGGCTACTGGTGCGGGTTCGGCAATGACCCGGCCACCGGCCAGCCGATGACGACTAGCGAGTGGCTGGATCGGCTGGCACCCAAGGCGACTGCCATCGTCGCGGCGGGAACGTGTGCGACCTATGGCGGTATTCATGCGATGGCCGGTAATCCGACCGGAGCCATGGGGGTGCCCGACTATCTCGGCTGGGATTGGAAGAGCAAGGCCGGCATTCCGATCGTCTGTGTGCCCGGCTGTCCGATTCATCCCGACAACCTCTCCGAGACACTGACGTACCTGCTCTACATGGCCACCGACCAGGCCCCGATGATTCCGCTCGACGATGCTTTGCGGCCCCAGTGGCTGTTCGGCGCCACCGTGCACGAGGGTTGTGACCGAGGTGGCTACTACGAGCAGGGTGATTTCGCGACCGAATACGGATCACCGAAATGCATTGTGAAGCTTGGCTGCTGGGGACCGGTCGTCAAGTGCAACGTGCCCAAGCGGGGCTGGATCAACGGCATCGGCGGTTGTCCGAATGTCGGCGGCATTTGCATCGCTTGCACGATGCCTGGCTTCCCGGACAAGTTCATGCCGTTCATGGATGAGCCACCGGGCGGCAAGGTCTCCACGACGGCGTCGGGCCTCTATGGATCCGTTATCAAAAGCTTGCGCCACATCACCGGCCGCACGGTCGACAAGGAACCGAAGTGGCGGCATCCCGGTACCAAACTCACGACCGGAGCGACCCGCACCTGGTAG